A section of the Streptomyces sp. SLBN-118 genome encodes:
- a CDS encoding phosphatidylinositol mannoside acyltransferase, producing the protein MRERLTDGLYGLGWSTVKKLPEPVAAALGRTIADIAWKRRGKSVLRLESNLARVVPDAGPERLAELSKAGMRSYMRYWMESFRLPTWSAERVSDNVQIKDAHYLTDALASGRGVILALPHLANWDLAGVWVTRTVGVPFTTVAERLKPETLYDRFVAYRESLGMEVLPHTGGSAFGTLARRLRSGGLVCLVADRDLSASGVEVTYFGESARMPAGPAMLAQQTGALLLPVTLWYDEAPLMRGQIHPPVEVPETGTKAEKTSSMTQALADAYATGIAEHPEDWHMLQRLWLADLEERPL; encoded by the coding sequence ATGCGGGAGCGGCTGACCGACGGCCTGTACGGCCTGGGCTGGAGCACGGTCAAGAAGCTGCCCGAGCCGGTGGCCGCCGCGCTCGGCCGCACCATCGCGGACATCGCGTGGAAGCGGCGCGGCAAGAGCGTGCTGCGGCTGGAGTCCAACCTCGCCCGTGTCGTGCCCGACGCAGGCCCCGAACGCCTTGCCGAGCTGTCGAAGGCCGGCATGCGCTCGTACATGCGGTACTGGATGGAATCCTTCCGGCTGCCCACCTGGAGCGCGGAGCGGGTCAGCGACAACGTCCAGATCAAGGACGCCCACTATCTGACGGACGCGCTCGCCTCCGGCCGCGGAGTGATACTCGCGCTGCCGCACCTGGCGAACTGGGACCTCGCGGGCGTGTGGGTCACCCGGACCGTGGGCGTCCCCTTCACCACGGTCGCCGAGCGGCTCAAGCCCGAGACGCTGTACGACCGGTTCGTCGCCTACCGCGAGAGCCTCGGCATGGAGGTGCTGCCGCACACGGGCGGCTCCGCCTTCGGAACGCTGGCCCGGCGGCTGCGCTCCGGCGGCCTGGTCTGCCTGGTCGCCGACCGTGATCTGTCGGCATCGGGCGTCGAGGTGACGTACTTCGGCGAGAGCGCCCGGATGCCCGCCGGACCGGCGATGCTGGCCCAGCAGACCGGTGCGCTGCTGCTGCCGGTGACGCTCTGGTACGACGAGGCGCCGCTCATGCGGGGCCAGATTCACCCGCCTGTCGAGGTCCCCGAGACAGGTACCAAGGCCGAGAAGACGTCCTCCATGACACAGGCGCTGGCCGATGCCTACGCCACGGGAATCGCCGAGCACCCGGAGGACTGGCACATGTTGCAGCGGCTGTGGCTCGCGGACCTCGAGGAGCGGCCGCTGTGA
- the pgsA gene encoding phosphatidylinositol phosphate synthase — translation MLNKYARAFFTRVLTPFAAFLLRRGVSPDAVTLIGTAGVMAGALVFFPRGEFFWGTIVITSFVFSDLVDGNMARQAGVSSRWGAFLDSTLDRVADSAIFGGFALWYAGNGDDNVMCAVAIFCLASGQVVSYTKARGEAIGLPVAVNGLVERAERLVISLVAAGLAGLHAFGVPGIEVLLPIALWIVAVGSLVTLGQRVVTVRRESAEADAAAAQGNEAEAT, via the coding sequence ATGCTGAACAAGTACGCGCGTGCATTTTTTACGCGTGTCCTCACACCGTTCGCAGCGTTTCTGCTCCGCCGGGGGGTGAGCCCCGACGCGGTCACGCTCATCGGCACGGCCGGAGTGATGGCGGGTGCGCTGGTCTTCTTCCCCCGGGGAGAGTTCTTTTGGGGCACGATCGTCATCACGTCGTTCGTCTTCTCCGACCTTGTCGACGGCAATATGGCGCGGCAGGCGGGCGTCTCGAGCCGCTGGGGGGCCTTCCTGGACTCGACGCTCGACCGGGTCGCCGACAGCGCGATCTTCGGCGGCTTCGCGCTCTGGTACGCGGGCAATGGGGACGACAATGTGATGTGCGCCGTCGCCATCTTCTGTCTGGCGAGCGGCCAGGTCGTCTCGTACACCAAGGCACGTGGTGAGGCGATCGGGCTGCCGGTCGCGGTCAACGGCCTGGTCGAGCGGGCCGAGCGGCTGGTGATCTCACTGGTCGCGGCCGGGCTCGCGGGTCTGCACGCCTTCGGGGTGCCGGGCATCGAAGTCCTGCTGCCGATCGCGCTGTGGATCGTCGCCGTGGGCAGCCTGGTGACGCTCGGGCAGCGCGTCGTGACGGTACGACGCGAGTCCGCGGAGGCCGACGCCGCCGCGGCGCAGGGGAACGAGGCTGAGGCGACGTGA
- a CDS encoding elongation factor G-like protein EF-G2: MGDKANAHPGAAGRAATADQPTSVRNVVLVGHSGSGKTTLIEALALTAGAVNRAGRVEDGATVSDYDEIEHRQQRSVQLSLVPVEWGGYKINLLDTPGYADFVGELRAGLRAADAALFVVSAAQEADAIAGATRMVWEECAAVGMPRAIVVTHLDTARTDFEELTRVCGSIFGGDDPDAVLPLYLPQYGAQHPDGHAPVTGLVGLLSQKIFDYSSGERKETPPDPAQAELIEEARNRLIEGIIAESEDETLMDHYLGGGEIDLKTLIGDLEKAVARGIFHPVLAAAPAPDGAKQGLGTVELLELVTGGFPTPLETTAPAVTTPQGASRPQISCDPDGPLVAEVVKTASDPYVGRISLVRVFSGTLRPDETVHVSGHGLSDRGHEDHDVDERIGALSVPFGKQQRPLGRVIAGDLGCVAKLARAETGDTLSAKADPLLMEPWTMPDPLLPLAIQAHSKADEDKLSQGLSRLVAEDPTMRLEQNQATHQVVLWCLGEAHADVALERLRNRYGVQVDVVPHKVSLRETFGEQSAGRGRHVKQSGGHGQYAICEIEVDPLPAGSGIEFVDKVVGGAVPRQFIPSVEKGVRAQAARGVAAGYPLVDVRITLLDGKAHSVDSSDAAFQTAGALALREAAGDARIHLLEPVAEVKVLVSDEYVGPVMSDLSGRRGRVVGTEQAGGGRTLVRAEVPEIEIGRYAVDLRSISHGTGQFSRSYARHEAMPPQLADKIREQAEHGS; this comes from the coding sequence ATGGGCGACAAGGCGAATGCACACCCCGGAGCCGCCGGCAGGGCAGCTACGGCCGACCAGCCCACATCCGTACGGAACGTGGTGCTGGTCGGCCACAGCGGATCGGGAAAAACAACATTGATCGAGGCCCTCGCGCTGACCGCGGGAGCGGTCAACCGGGCGGGCCGGGTCGAGGACGGCGCGACGGTCTCGGACTACGACGAGATCGAGCACCGGCAGCAACGTTCCGTCCAGCTGTCCCTGGTCCCCGTCGAATGGGGCGGGTACAAAATCAATCTGCTGGACACTCCCGGATATGCCGACTTCGTCGGGGAGCTCAGGGCCGGTCTGCGAGCCGCGGACGCGGCCCTTTTCGTTGTGTCCGCCGCGCAGGAGGCGGACGCGATCGCGGGCGCGACCCGGATGGTGTGGGAGGAGTGCGCCGCGGTGGGAATGCCGCGCGCGATCGTCGTCACGCATCTGGACACGGCGCGGACCGACTTCGAGGAACTGACCCGGGTCTGCGGGAGCATCTTCGGCGGCGACGACCCCGACGCCGTACTGCCGCTCTATCTGCCGCAGTACGGAGCGCAGCATCCCGACGGGCACGCCCCGGTCACCGGACTCGTCGGACTGCTGTCCCAGAAGATCTTCGACTACTCCTCCGGCGAACGGAAGGAGACTCCGCCCGATCCGGCGCAGGCGGAACTGATCGAGGAGGCCCGCAACCGGCTGATCGAAGGGATCATCGCCGAGAGCGAGGACGAGACCCTCATGGACCACTACCTCGGCGGCGGCGAGATCGACCTCAAGACGCTGATCGGGGACCTTGAGAAGGCCGTGGCGCGGGGCATCTTCCACCCGGTGCTGGCCGCGGCACCCGCGCCCGATGGCGCCAAGCAGGGGCTCGGCACGGTCGAGCTGCTCGAACTCGTCACCGGCGGTTTCCCGACCCCGCTGGAGACCACCGCCCCCGCCGTCACCACCCCGCAGGGCGCGTCACGCCCGCAGATCAGCTGCGACCCGGACGGTCCGCTGGTGGCCGAGGTGGTCAAGACCGCGTCCGACCCCTATGTCGGCCGGATCTCTCTCGTACGGGTCTTCTCCGGCACCCTGCGTCCCGACGAGACCGTCCATGTGTCCGGGCACGGTCTGTCCGACCGCGGCCACGAGGACCATGACGTCGACGAGCGCATCGGCGCGCTCTCCGTGCCCTTCGGCAAGCAGCAGCGCCCGCTCGGCCGGGTCATCGCCGGAGATCTCGGCTGTGTGGCCAAGCTGGCCAGGGCCGAGACCGGGGACACGCTCTCGGCCAAGGCCGACCCGCTGCTGATGGAGCCCTGGACGATGCCCGACCCGCTGCTGCCACTGGCCATCCAGGCACACAGCAAGGCTGACGAGGACAAGCTCTCCCAGGGGCTTTCGCGACTGGTCGCCGAGGATCCGACCATGCGTCTGGAACAGAACCAGGCGACGCACCAGGTGGTCCTGTGGTGTCTCGGTGAGGCCCACGCGGACGTCGCGCTGGAGCGGCTGCGCAACCGCTACGGCGTCCAGGTCGACGTCGTACCGCACAAGGTGTCGCTGCGGGAGACCTTCGGCGAGCAGTCGGCGGGACGCGGGCGGCATGTGAAGCAGTCCGGCGGACACGGCCAGTACGCGATCTGCGAGATCGAGGTGGATCCGCTGCCGGCGGGCTCGGGCATCGAGTTCGTCGACAAGGTCGTGGGCGGCGCGGTGCCCCGGCAGTTCATCCCGTCCGTGGAGAAGGGCGTACGCGCGCAGGCCGCGCGCGGCGTCGCGGCCGGATATCCGCTCGTCGACGTACGGATCACACTGCTCGACGGCAAGGCGCACTCGGTGGACTCCTCCGACGCGGCCTTCCAGACTGCGGGCGCGCTCGCGCTGCGCGAGGCTGCGGGCGATGCGCGCATCCATCTGCTGGAGCCGGTGGCCGAGGTGAAGGTTCTGGTCTCGGACGAGTACGTGGGTCCCGTGATGAGCGATCTGTCGGGGCGTCGCGGCCGGGTGGTCGGCACCGAGCAGGCGGGCGGTGGGCGCACGCTCGTGCGGGCCGAGGTGCCGGAGATCGAGATCGGGCGGTACGCCGTGGACCTGCGGTCGATCTCGCACGGCACCGGGCAGTTCAGCCGCTCCTACGCCCGACATGAGGCGATGCCGCCCCAGCTGGCCGACAAGATCCGTGAACAGGCCGAGCACGGTTCGTAG
- a CDS encoding HIT domain-containing protein, whose amino-acid sequence MLHNMTLEPEQQIGVGTQDAFQRLWTPHRMAYIQGENKPTGPGAEDGCPFCVIPSKSDEDGLVIARGSQVYAVLNLYPYNGGHLMVVPYRHVADYTELDDAETAELAQFTKDAMTALRKASGAHGFNIGMNQGTVAGAGIAAHLHQHVVPRWGGDTNFMPVVGHTKVLPQLLADTRTMLAEAWPAS is encoded by the coding sequence ATGCTGCACAACATGACGCTTGAGCCGGAGCAGCAGATCGGAGTCGGGACGCAGGATGCGTTCCAGCGCCTGTGGACACCCCACCGCATGGCGTACATCCAGGGAGAGAACAAGCCGACCGGTCCGGGGGCCGAGGACGGCTGCCCCTTCTGCGTCATCCCCTCCAAGTCGGACGAGGACGGGCTTGTCATCGCTCGCGGCTCGCAGGTCTACGCGGTGCTCAATCTGTACCCGTACAACGGCGGGCACCTGATGGTCGTGCCCTATCGTCATGTCGCCGACTACACCGAACTGGACGACGCGGAGACCGCCGAGCTCGCGCAGTTCACCAAGGACGCCATGACCGCGCTGCGCAAGGCGTCGGGCGCGCACGGCTTCAACATCGGAATGAACCAGGGCACGGTCGCCGGCGCGGGGATCGCCGCGCATCTGCATCAGCACGTCGTGCCGAGGTGGGGCGGGGACACCAACTTCATGCCGGTCGTCGGGCACACGAAAGTCCTGCCTCAGCTGCTCGCCGACACCCGCACGATGCTGGCGGAGGCCTGGCCCGCCTCCTGA
- the thrS gene encoding threonine--tRNA ligase translates to MSDVRVIIQRDSEREERVVTTGTTAADLFPGERTVVAARVAGELKDLAYEVKDGEEVEPVEISSEDGLNILRHSTAHVMAQAVQELFPEAKLGIGPPVKDGFYYDFDVEKPFHPDDLKAIEKKMQEIQKRGQRFSRRVVTDEAAREELAGEPYKLELIGIKGSASSDDGADVEVGGGELTIYDNLDAKTGELCWKDLCRGPHLPSTRNIPAFKLMRNAAAYWRGSEKNPMLQRIYGTAWPSKEELKAHLEFLAEAEKRDHRKLGNELDLFSIPDQIGSGLAVFHPKGGVVRRVMEDYSRKRHEEEGYEFVYTPHATKGKLFETSGHLDWYAEGMYPPMQLDEGTDYYLKPMNCPMHNLIFDARGRSYRELPLRLFEFGTVYRYEKSGVVHGLTRARGFTQDDAHIYCTKEQMADELDSTLTFVLNLLRDYGLTDFYLELSTKDPEKFVGSDEVWEEATETLRKVAEKQGLPLVPDPGGAAFYGPKISVQAKDAIGRTWQMSTVQLDFNLPERFDLEYTGPDGAKQRPVMIHRALFGSIERFFAVLLEHYAGAFPAWLAPVQALGIPIGDAHIPYLREFAAKAKTKGLRVEVDASSDRMQKKIRNAQKQKVPFMVIAGDEDMAAGAVSFRYRDGSQENGIPVDEAIAKIAKVVEERVQL, encoded by the coding sequence GTGTCAGACGTCCGTGTGATCATCCAACGCGATTCCGAGCGGGAAGAGCGCGTGGTGACCACGGGCACCACGGCAGCCGACCTGTTCCCCGGCGAGCGCACCGTCGTCGCCGCCCGCGTCGCCGGCGAGCTGAAGGACCTCGCGTACGAGGTCAAGGACGGCGAGGAGGTCGAGCCCGTCGAGATCTCCTCCGAGGACGGACTGAACATCCTTCGGCACTCCACCGCGCACGTGATGGCGCAGGCCGTGCAGGAGCTCTTCCCCGAGGCCAAGCTCGGCATCGGCCCGCCGGTCAAGGACGGTTTCTACTACGACTTCGACGTCGAGAAGCCCTTCCACCCCGATGACCTCAAGGCCATCGAGAAGAAGATGCAGGAGATCCAGAAGCGCGGCCAGCGCTTCTCGCGCCGCGTCGTCACCGACGAAGCGGCCCGCGAGGAGCTCGCAGGCGAGCCGTACAAGCTGGAGCTCATCGGCATCAAGGGCTCTGCGTCCTCCGACGACGGCGCAGACGTCGAGGTGGGTGGCGGCGAGCTGACCATCTACGACAACCTCGACGCCAAGACGGGCGAGCTGTGCTGGAAGGACCTGTGCCGCGGTCCGCACCTGCCCAGCACCCGCAACATCCCGGCGTTCAAGCTGATGCGCAACGCCGCCGCGTACTGGCGCGGCAGCGAGAAGAACCCCATGCTGCAGCGGATCTACGGCACCGCCTGGCCCTCCAAGGAAGAGCTCAAGGCTCACCTGGAGTTCCTTGCCGAGGCCGAGAAGCGCGACCACCGCAAGCTGGGCAACGAGCTGGACCTGTTCTCCATCCCGGACCAGATCGGTTCCGGTCTCGCGGTTTTCCATCCCAAGGGCGGTGTCGTCCGCCGGGTCATGGAGGACTACTCCCGCAAGCGGCACGAGGAGGAGGGGTACGAGTTCGTCTACACCCCCCACGCCACCAAGGGGAAGCTCTTCGAGACCTCGGGCCACCTGGACTGGTACGCCGAGGGCATGTACCCGCCCATGCAGCTCGACGAGGGCACGGACTACTACCTCAAGCCCATGAACTGCCCGATGCACAACCTGATCTTCGATGCGCGCGGCCGCTCCTACCGTGAACTGCCGCTGCGTCTCTTCGAGTTCGGGACCGTGTACCGCTACGAGAAGTCGGGCGTCGTGCACGGCCTGACCCGGGCCCGCGGCTTCACCCAGGACGACGCGCACATCTACTGCACCAAGGAGCAGATGGCGGACGAGCTCGACTCGACGCTGACCTTCGTGCTGAACCTGCTGCGCGACTACGGCCTCACCGACTTCTATCTGGAGCTGTCCACCAAGGACCCGGAGAAGTTCGTCGGCTCCGACGAGGTCTGGGAGGAGGCGACCGAGACGCTGCGCAAGGTCGCCGAGAAGCAGGGCCTCCCGCTCGTCCCCGACCCGGGCGGCGCCGCGTTCTACGGGCCGAAGATCTCCGTGCAGGCCAAGGACGCCATCGGCCGTACCTGGCAGATGTCCACCGTCCAGCTCGATTTCAACCTGCCCGAGCGCTTCGACCTGGAGTACACCGGTCCCGACGGCGCCAAGCAGCGCCCGGTCATGATCCACCGCGCGCTGTTCGGCTCGATCGAGCGGTTCTTCGCGGTGCTGCTCGAGCACTACGCGGGCGCGTTCCCGGCCTGGCTCGCGCCGGTCCAGGCACTGGGCATTCCGATCGGTGACGCGCACATTCCCTACCTTCGGGAGTTCGCCGCCAAGGCCAAGACCAAGGGGCTTCGCGTCGAGGTCGACGCCTCCTCCGACCGCATGCAGAAGAAGATCCGCAACGCGCAGAAGCAGAAGGTGCCCTTCATGGTCATCGCGGGCGACGAGGACATGGCCGCCGGCGCGGTCTCCTTCCGCTACCGCGACGGATCGCAGGAGAACGGCATCCCCGTCGACGAGGCCATCGCGAAGATCGCGAAGGTCGTCGAGGAGCGCGTCCAGCTCTGA
- a CDS encoding DUF4365 domain-containing protein produces MALTQPESGGTSQAEGRGGGLPSQRTAPLRGALATTACMETLQVGYLHAVAAAAGCSLSQPFPDNGIDWHVSHSSAGHTVDDEVTIKVQLKCTYQIPPHPPGPVFSFTLDNDHLVKLARTPVSVHKILVVMLVPRTQGEWLRASHDRLDLRHCCYWTNLAGHPVTGRNRTTVRIPTSRIFDDRALCEIMTRVGVGGRP; encoded by the coding sequence ATGGCGCTCACGCAGCCTGAGTCTGGGGGTACCTCCCAGGCCGAAGGCCGAGGGGGAGGGCTGCCGTCCCAGCGGACAGCACCGCTGCGCGGAGCACTCGCCACCACCGCCTGCATGGAGACACTCCAGGTGGGATATCTGCATGCCGTCGCCGCCGCGGCGGGCTGCTCCCTTTCGCAGCCCTTTCCGGACAACGGCATCGACTGGCATGTCAGCCACAGTTCGGCCGGTCACACCGTCGACGACGAGGTGACCATCAAAGTGCAGCTCAAGTGCACGTACCAGATTCCGCCGCACCCACCGGGACCGGTGTTCTCCTTCACCCTCGACAACGACCATCTGGTGAAGCTGGCCCGCACCCCGGTGTCCGTGCACAAGATCCTCGTCGTGATGCTCGTCCCCCGGACCCAGGGCGAGTGGCTGCGCGCCAGTCACGACCGGCTCGATCTGCGGCACTGCTGCTACTGGACCAACCTGGCAGGCCACCCGGTGACGGGCAGGAACAGGACCACTGTGCGGATCCCGACCTCGCGGATCTTCGACGACCGGGCCCTCTGCGAGATCATGACCCGGGTCGGGGTGGGAGGGAGACCTTGA
- a CDS encoding 3'-5' exonuclease: MTRWYDGPLAAFDTETTGVDVEEDRIVSAAVVVQDMTGGRPRVTRWLVNPGVPVPPGATEVHGLTDDHLQRNGRWPAPVMEEIARLLAEQCAAARPLVVMNAPFDLTILDRELRRHRAASLAQYLENASLCVLDPRVLDKHLDRYRKGRRTLSDLCDQYEVVLDGAHDAAADAMAALEVTRAVGRRFASRLERLAPSELHTRQAVWHAAQARGLQAWFARSGTPEEVDPHWPLRTNLPAAA, encoded by the coding sequence ATGACGCGCTGGTATGACGGCCCCCTGGCCGCATTTGACACTGAAACCACCGGAGTCGACGTCGAGGAGGACCGCATCGTCTCGGCTGCGGTCGTCGTCCAGGACATGACGGGCGGCCGCCCGCGCGTCACACGCTGGCTGGTCAATCCCGGGGTGCCCGTGCCTCCGGGCGCCACCGAGGTGCACGGGCTGACGGACGATCACCTTCAGCGCAACGGCCGCTGGCCGGCGCCCGTGATGGAGGAGATAGCGAGGCTCCTTGCCGAGCAGTGCGCGGCGGCCCGCCCGCTCGTGGTGATGAACGCACCCTTCGATCTGACCATCCTGGACCGGGAGTTGAGGCGCCATCGCGCGGCGTCGCTCGCCCAGTACCTGGAGAACGCTTCGCTGTGCGTGCTGGATCCGAGGGTCCTGGACAAGCATCTGGACCGCTACCGCAAGGGCCGCCGTACCCTCTCGGACCTGTGCGACCAGTACGAGGTGGTGCTGGACGGCGCCCATGACGCGGCTGCGGACGCGATGGCGGCGCTCGAGGTCACCCGGGCGGTGGGGCGCCGTTTCGCCTCGCGCCTGGAGCGTCTTGCCCCCTCGGAGCTGCATACGCGGCAGGCGGTGTGGCACGCGGCGCAGGCACGCGGGCTGCAGGCGTGGTTCGCGCGCAGTGGTACGCCGGAGGAGGTCGACCCGCACTGGCCGCTGCGTACGAACCTGCCGGCCGCGGCCTGA
- a CDS encoding carbohydrate binding domain-containing protein, producing the protein MRIRNRLLAGLGAALLAAAASLAVPGTAQAANLLSNPGFETGSLSGWSCTGGLGSVVSSPVHSGTKALAGAVSASDNAQCTQTVAVQPNTAYTLSGWVRGSYVYLGVTGGTSTWTPSATAYTKLSVSFTTGASQTTAEIYVHGWYAQGTYNADDISLDGPGGGGGGDTQAPTAPTNLHSTGTSSSSVSLAWSASTDNVGVTGYDVYQGSTRATTVTGTGATVSGLAASTSYSFTVRAHDAAGNVSPASTTVSVTTDAGGGGGTGFKQAAPYLYLGWGDPPSATSVMSATGIKWFTMAFILSSGGCNPAWDGNRPLTGGADQSTINAIRGAGGDIVPSIGGWSGNKLGPNCSTPEALAGAYQKVISAYGLKAIDVDIENSDEFENEVVQDRIIGALKIVKQNNPGLKTILTFGTSTTGPSWWGSRLIERANALQADIDVFTIMPFDFGGGADMYGNTVNATEGLKTKLKSTFGWSDATAYAHIGISGMNGLSDQQELTSPATWTQIKDWANSHHIARLAYWSVNRDRPCPGGGVVSNCSGISQSTWQFTSITAGFTG; encoded by the coding sequence GTGCGTATCCGAAATCGCCTTCTGGCCGGACTCGGTGCGGCGCTGCTCGCCGCAGCCGCATCGCTCGCCGTGCCCGGCACGGCCCAGGCCGCCAACCTGCTCAGCAATCCCGGCTTCGAAACCGGCTCTCTGTCCGGCTGGTCATGCACCGGCGGACTCGGCTCGGTGGTGAGCAGCCCCGTGCACAGCGGTACGAAGGCGCTCGCCGGTGCCGTGAGCGCGAGCGACAACGCCCAGTGCACCCAGACCGTCGCCGTGCAGCCCAACACCGCGTACACGCTCTCGGGCTGGGTGCGCGGCAGCTACGTCTACCTCGGCGTGACCGGGGGGACGTCCACCTGGACTCCGTCCGCGACCGCGTACACCAAGCTGTCCGTCTCCTTCACCACCGGCGCATCGCAGACCACCGCCGAAATCTACGTCCACGGCTGGTACGCGCAGGGCACCTACAACGCCGACGACATCAGCCTCGACGGCCCCGGCGGCGGAGGGGGCGGCGACACCCAGGCGCCCACCGCACCAACGAATCTCCACTCCACCGGCACGTCGTCCTCCAGTGTCTCCCTGGCCTGGAGCGCGTCGACCGACAATGTCGGCGTCACCGGCTACGACGTCTACCAGGGCTCCACGAGAGCCACCACGGTGACCGGCACCGGGGCCACCGTCAGCGGTCTTGCCGCGAGCACCTCGTACAGCTTCACCGTCCGGGCCCATGACGCGGCAGGCAACGTCTCACCGGCGTCGACCACCGTCAGTGTGACGACCGACGCGGGCGGCGGCGGTGGCACCGGCTTCAAGCAGGCCGCCCCGTACCTCTACTTGGGCTGGGGCGATCCGCCGAGTGCCACCTCGGTGATGAGCGCGACCGGTATCAAGTGGTTCACCATGGCCTTCATCCTCTCCTCCGGGGGCTGCAACCCCGCCTGGGACGGCAACCGCCCGCTCACCGGGGGCGCCGACCAGTCCACCATCAACGCTATTCGTGGCGCGGGTGGTGACATCGTCCCGTCCATCGGCGGCTGGAGCGGCAACAAGCTCGGCCCGAACTGCTCAACGCCCGAGGCCCTGGCCGGCGCCTACCAGAAGGTGATCAGCGCCTATGGCCTGAAGGCCATCGACGTCGACATCGAGAACAGCGACGAGTTCGAGAACGAGGTCGTCCAGGACCGGATCATCGGCGCGCTGAAGATCGTCAAGCAGAACAACCCCGGCCTGAAGACCATCCTCACCTTCGGCACCAGCACCACCGGCCCGAGCTGGTGGGGCAGCCGCCTCATCGAGCGCGCGAACGCACTCCAGGCCGACATCGACGTCTTCACCATCATGCCCTTCGACTTCGGCGGCGGCGCCGACATGTACGGCAACACCGTCAACGCCACCGAAGGGCTCAAGACCAAGCTCAAGAGCACCTTCGGCTGGTCGGACGCCACCGCCTACGCCCATATCGGCATCTCGGGCATGAACGGCCTCAGCGACCAGCAGGAACTGACCAGTCCGGCGACCTGGACCCAGATCAAGGACTGGGCCAACTCCCATCACATCGCGCGGCTCGCGTACTGGTCGGTCAACCGTGACCGTCCCTGCCCGGGCGGCGGCGTGGTGAGCAACTGCTCCGGCATCAGCCAGAGCACCTGGCAATTCACCTCCATCACCGCGGGATTCACCGGCTGA
- a CDS encoding SRPBCC family protein, producing MNWCRYRFRSIWDLTARPAAVYAVLERAEDYPCWWPQVREVTQLDELTGTARFRSFLPYELLVTARAQRRDPAAGVLEVGMEGDLKGWARWTLSALGAGTRALYEQEVEVCKPLMRRLAVPCRPVFRANHAVMMRGGRRGLAAYLDGV from the coding sequence ATGAACTGGTGCCGGTACCGCTTCCGCAGCATCTGGGATCTGACCGCCCGGCCCGCCGCCGTGTACGCGGTGCTCGAGCGGGCCGAGGACTACCCGTGCTGGTGGCCCCAGGTACGTGAGGTGACCCAGCTCGACGAGCTGACCGGGACCGCCCGCTTCCGCTCCTTCCTCCCGTACGAACTGCTCGTCACCGCCCGCGCCCAGCGGCGCGACCCGGCGGCGGGTGTGCTCGAAGTGGGCATGGAGGGGGACCTGAAGGGCTGGGCGCGATGGACGCTCTCGGCGCTCGGCGCGGGCACCCGGGCGCTGTACGAACAGGAGGTGGAGGTGTGCAAGCCGCTGATGAGGCGGCTCGCGGTGCCGTGCCGCCCGGTCTTCCGTGCCAACCATGCGGTGATGATGCGCGGGGGCCGGCGCGGACTTGCCGCCTACCTGGACGGAGTTTGA